A window from Temnothorax longispinosus isolate EJ_2023e chromosome 1, Tlon_JGU_v1, whole genome shotgun sequence encodes these proteins:
- the Lgs gene encoding uncharacterized protein Lgs isoform X2, with protein MKTEKKPNEPSCCPPTTVVKDEPDADPVKIKEEGTGGNDDATGEDTSECPRDPCLDPSNGEGTMSGENQNANGTQPILNSVKQEGDPNTPADELPADSIQPLVSNVVGKQMGTGTSSGEAQYMQQQSQIFVFSTTLANKAAETVLRGEYSTIIAYHCAQPGTKKYLEKHPNKVNQFRQNPAQWLNNLAMMKQKGHQGNANNTFPTEQPPDLPALDPNAPQFWNEQPNLRNINGGNSLGNSEPSLDDGNIDVPCLVPNSPNSANPQPANNATMGHSPNLLGGTTSPGPGGLQPSLQGVKVPDENLTPKQRQHREVQLATLRKMQMILFHGHKEEQTGNALTDTTQGTTVSCPPTNVPPGVPNQCSSSMDWHKLQHHFLEAKNKTTVGNPGAVPLRGANMIGVPRSQGPPPPYHQTTRSASVPIAIQSPNPSSPNNPTSNLSLPSPRASSALNSPADCNRQFQLGNQRTSHLPGQSPTSQDSPNPTVSTAATAAVSTTRLNHSNPGTPVSHSHIAALSPSGATAQKDASLDFPTNQQPNVDGMFCRTLQSLAQQKQQHAGNVNASAVKEANLMPVPSPHQLQYLSTFEGQELTIQKQPNTSLKDGTSSTNTGTSSEMPNRILPGSLDSNNQFPTRSEGASPVQMDSMNRGFTGSLHSPHTPHTPHTPGSAAPHTPADSAKPGNKSSASAQSSPTPHNTSLPDSMGPPRTVPASPTMKPDTSPPSVKDQQQQQQQQQQQQQQQQQQTQSQQQPQQQQQQQPPQQQPTVVNPNTSGNTTVVPSLSGGPPGGSFPCGRPSINVSQPSDNVPLNPNNIGGRLGGLNTMGTTFDPITSLAQMSQQLTNTAASTSLGNEPMHSGNAGGMMPFGNPHAGMHMMQMGGEMNGSCHMGATSGEPGNEVGGMCMGLAGPPTSYSPTTSHTGSPGGVPSKMGHPAMMGGHGIMGGHSGVGAAGAGYPGGDPGHAPPPRLITGHGVVGPSPYNGANVQVKPNAPNTIQYLPARPNVGHAPRGPPSLDFLQRFTNPLSNLESKMGGTPSVNLQYFPNGCVPNSMGGPHSGMPSNMNAAGIPGMGASPRMDGQSMNSPGAMHPSMRPVGNMRPQPNLMRMQHMVGGGVFPGGSMDSDKVFPPDMVPQNLPNQPNPGMYGVSGNKASPMGLGPPPDATQPLPPSMGGATSTFKTGPFVGSGPSMSDPNYAQQFHNFQQQLYATGTRGSGPPHPNLHPPPNSHSHQQFFMPK; from the exons ATGAAAACTGAAAAGAAGCCCAACGAGCCCAGCTGTTGTCCACCTACCACGGTTGTCAAGGATGAACCTGACGCCGACCCTGTTAAAATTAAGGAAGAAGGCACGGGTGGAAACGACGATGCGACTGGAGAGGACACCTCCGAGTGCCCGAGAGATCCTTGCTTGGATCCGTCTAACGGCGAAGGTACCATGTCTGGGGAGAATCAGAATGCTAATGGGACGCAGCCCATCCTGAATTCGGTCAAGCAGGAAGGAGACCCTAACACGCCCGCCGACGAACTACCTG CGGACAGCATTCAACCACTTGTCAGTAATGTTGTGGGAAAACAGATGGGAACTGGTACGAGCAGCGGGGAGGCTCAATACATGCAACAGCAGAGTcagatttttgtattttctacGACGTTGGCAAATAAAGCCGCAGAGACGGTGTTGAGAGGCGAATATTCTACGATCATCGCTTATCATTGTGCACAACCAGgcactaaaaaatatttggag AAACATCCAAATAAAGTAAATCAATTTCGACAAAATCCTGCTCAATGGTTAAATAATCTTGCTATGATGAAACAGAAAGGCCATCAGGGAAATGCGAATAATACTTTCCCGACTGAACAACCCCCGGATTTACCAGCGCTAGATCCGAATGCTCCACAATTTTGGAACGAACAACCTAACTTGCGAAACATAAACGGTGGAAACTCCCTCGGTAATTCTGAACCATCATTGGATGATGGAAACATAGACGTGCCTTGCCTTGTGCCGAATTCACCTAATTCAG CCAACCCTCAACCCGCTAATAACGCTACCATGGGCCACAGTCCAAATTTGTTAGGTGGCACAACGAGCCCAGGCCCAGGAGGTTTACAACCGTCTCTCCAAGGTGTCAAAGTTCCAGACGAAAACTTGACGCCGAAACAAAGGCAGCACAGAGAAGTCCAACTGGCGACCTTacgaaaaatgcaaatgatatTATTTCACGGTCACAAGGAGGAACAAACTGGCAATGCTTTAACAGATACGACGCAAGGAACGACGGTGTCGTGTCCTCCGACGAATGTTCCTCCTGGTGTTCCAAATCAATGCTCTTCGTCTATGGATTGGCATAAATTGCAGCATCACTTTCTTGAAGCAAAAAATAAG ACAACTGTCGGTAATCCTGGTGCAGTACCATTGCGCGGTGCCAATATGATCGGAGTACCGCGAAGTCAAGGTCCGCCACCACCGTATCATCAAACGACTCGGTCCGCCAGCGTGCCAATCGCGATTCAAAGTCCGAATCCATCGTCGCCCAATAATCCAACCAGCAATCTATCGCTACCGTCACCCCGCGCAAGTTCCGCTCTGAATTCACCGGCAGACTGCAACAGGCAGTTCCAGCTTGGTAATCAGAGGACCAGCCATCTGCCGGGGCAAAGCCCGACAAGTCAGGACTCTCCGAACCCGACCGTTTCCACGGCAGCCACAGCAGCCGTCTCGACGACGCGATTGAACCACAGCAACCCAGGAACACCAGTCTCTCATTCCCATATTGCTGCACTTAGTCCTAGTGGTGCTACTGCTCAAAAGGATGCTTCCCTCGATTTTCCTACCAATCAACAACCAAACG TGGACGGTATGTTTTGCCGAACGCTACAATCCTTAGCTCAACAGAAGCAGCAACATGCTGGGAACGTTAATGCATCGGCCGTGAAGGAAGCAAATCTGATGCCAGTACCGAGCCCTCATCAACTTCAATACCTTAGCACGTTCGAGGGGCAGGAACTGACCATTCAGAAACAACCCAATACGAGTCTGAAGGATGGCACGTCATCTAC GAACACCGGTACGTCTTCGGAGATGCCCAACAGAATCTTGCCAGGAAGTTTAGATAGCAACAATCAATTCCCTACTAGATCAGAGGGCGCGAGTCCTGTACAGATGGACAGCATGAACCGAGGCTTCACGGGTTCTCTGCATAGTCCTCACACgccacacacaccacacacgcCGGGCAGCGCCGCGCCGCATACTCCAGCGGATTCCGCGAAACCAGGCAACAAGTCCAGCGCGAGCGCGCAAAGTAGTCCGACGCCGCACAACACCAGCCTACCCGACAGTATGGGTCCACCGCGAACGGTGCCGGCATCGCCTACCATGAAACCCGACACGTCACCACCGTCCGTAAAAgatcagcagcagcagcagcagcagcaacagcaacagcaacagcaacagcaacagcaaacGCAGTCGCAGCAGCAACCacagcaacaacagcagcagcagcctcCGCAACAGCAGCCTACGGTGGTAAATCCGAATACGTCTGGCAATACGACGGTAGTGCCATCGTTGAGCGGTGGTCCCCCCGGTGGTTCCTTCCCCTGCGGCAGGCCGTCCATAAACGTTAGTCAACCATCTGATAACGTGCCTCTCAATCCCAACAACATTGGCGGTCGACTTGGTGGCTTGAACACCATGGGTACAACGTTCGATCCGATAACATCCCTGGCGCAAATGAGCCAACAGCTTACGAACACGGCGGCGAGCACGTCGCTGGGCAACGAGCCTATGCATTCCGGCAATGCTGGCGGCATGATGCCGTTTGGTAATCCACATGCCGGCATGCACATGATGCAGATGGGCGGCGAGATGAACGGGAGCTGTCACATGGGTGCAACTAGTGGTGAACCCGGCAACGAGGTTGGCGGAATGTGCATGGGTCTTGCGGGTCCTCCAACGAGCTACAGCCCTACCACTTCGCATACGGGCAGCCCCGGCGGAGTTCCCAGCAAGATGGGACATCCCGCCATGATGGGTGGTCACGGAATAATGGGCGGCCATTCGGGCGTCGGTGCAGCCGGTGCTGGTTATCCGGGCGGTGACCCTGGACACGCGCCTCCACCAAGATTGATAACCGGCCATGGGGTTGTAGGGCCCAGTCCCTACAACGGCGCGAATGTTCAAGTAAAGCCGAATGCACCCAATACCATACAATACTTGCCGGCCAGGCCAAACGTCGGTCACGCGCCTCGGGGCCCACCCAGTCTGGATTTCCTTCAGCGATTCACTAATCCGCTGTCTAATCTGGAGTCGAAAATGGGAGGGACACCCTCCGTGAACCTTCAGTACTTCCCGAACGGTTGTGTGCCGAATAGCATGGGAGGTCCGCATAGCGGTATGCCGTCCAATATGAATGCCGCCGGGATCCCCGGTATGGGTGCCTCACCTAGAATGGATGGCCAGTCCATGAACTCTCCCGGCGCCATGCACCCGTCCATGAGACCGGTCGGCAACATGCGACCGCAACCGAACTTGATGCGGATGCAGCATATGGTAGGTGGCGGCGTCTTCCCAGGCGGCTCCATGGATTCCGACAAAGTCTTCCCGCCCGACATGGTGCCGCAAAATCTGCCGAACCAGCCGAATCCAGGCATGTACGGCGTATCCGGCAACAAGGCCAGCCCGATGGGACTGGGACCGCCGCCCGACGCTACTCAGCCTCTACCACCGAGCATGGGCGGTGCGACCAGCACGTTCAAAACCGGCCCGTTCGTCGGCAGCGGACCCAGCATGTCCGACCCGAATTATGCTCAACAGTTTCACAACTTCCAGCAGCAACTTTACGCCACTGGTACCAGAGGCAGCGGGCCGCCGCATCCTAATCTGCATCCACCGCCGAACTCGCACTCGCATCAGCAATTTTTCATGCCGAAGTAA
- the Lgs gene encoding uncharacterized protein Lgs isoform X1, which translates to MKTEKKPNEPSCCPPTTVVKDEPDADPVKIKEEGTGGNDDATGEDTSECPRDPCLDPSNGEGTMSGENQNANGTQPILNSVKQEGDPNTPADELPDYSGNVITADSIQPLVSNVVGKQMGTGTSSGEAQYMQQQSQIFVFSTTLANKAAETVLRGEYSTIIAYHCAQPGTKKYLEKHPNKVNQFRQNPAQWLNNLAMMKQKGHQGNANNTFPTEQPPDLPALDPNAPQFWNEQPNLRNINGGNSLGNSEPSLDDGNIDVPCLVPNSPNSANPQPANNATMGHSPNLLGGTTSPGPGGLQPSLQGVKVPDENLTPKQRQHREVQLATLRKMQMILFHGHKEEQTGNALTDTTQGTTVSCPPTNVPPGVPNQCSSSMDWHKLQHHFLEAKNKTTVGNPGAVPLRGANMIGVPRSQGPPPPYHQTTRSASVPIAIQSPNPSSPNNPTSNLSLPSPRASSALNSPADCNRQFQLGNQRTSHLPGQSPTSQDSPNPTVSTAATAAVSTTRLNHSNPGTPVSHSHIAALSPSGATAQKDASLDFPTNQQPNVDGMFCRTLQSLAQQKQQHAGNVNASAVKEANLMPVPSPHQLQYLSTFEGQELTIQKQPNTSLKDGTSSTNTGTSSEMPNRILPGSLDSNNQFPTRSEGASPVQMDSMNRGFTGSLHSPHTPHTPHTPGSAAPHTPADSAKPGNKSSASAQSSPTPHNTSLPDSMGPPRTVPASPTMKPDTSPPSVKDQQQQQQQQQQQQQQQQQQTQSQQQPQQQQQQQPPQQQPTVVNPNTSGNTTVVPSLSGGPPGGSFPCGRPSINVSQPSDNVPLNPNNIGGRLGGLNTMGTTFDPITSLAQMSQQLTNTAASTSLGNEPMHSGNAGGMMPFGNPHAGMHMMQMGGEMNGSCHMGATSGEPGNEVGGMCMGLAGPPTSYSPTTSHTGSPGGVPSKMGHPAMMGGHGIMGGHSGVGAAGAGYPGGDPGHAPPPRLITGHGVVGPSPYNGANVQVKPNAPNTIQYLPARPNVGHAPRGPPSLDFLQRFTNPLSNLESKMGGTPSVNLQYFPNGCVPNSMGGPHSGMPSNMNAAGIPGMGASPRMDGQSMNSPGAMHPSMRPVGNMRPQPNLMRMQHMVGGGVFPGGSMDSDKVFPPDMVPQNLPNQPNPGMYGVSGNKASPMGLGPPPDATQPLPPSMGGATSTFKTGPFVGSGPSMSDPNYAQQFHNFQQQLYATGTRGSGPPHPNLHPPPNSHSHQQFFMPK; encoded by the exons ATGAAAACTGAAAAGAAGCCCAACGAGCCCAGCTGTTGTCCACCTACCACGGTTGTCAAGGATGAACCTGACGCCGACCCTGTTAAAATTAAGGAAGAAGGCACGGGTGGAAACGACGATGCGACTGGAGAGGACACCTCCGAGTGCCCGAGAGATCCTTGCTTGGATCCGTCTAACGGCGAAGGTACCATGTCTGGGGAGAATCAGAATGCTAATGGGACGCAGCCCATCCTGAATTCGGTCAAGCAGGAAGGAGACCCTAACACGCCCGCCGACGAACTACCTG ATTATAGTGGAAATGTTATTACAGCGGACAGCATTCAACCACTTGTCAGTAATGTTGTGGGAAAACAGATGGGAACTGGTACGAGCAGCGGGGAGGCTCAATACATGCAACAGCAGAGTcagatttttgtattttctacGACGTTGGCAAATAAAGCCGCAGAGACGGTGTTGAGAGGCGAATATTCTACGATCATCGCTTATCATTGTGCACAACCAGgcactaaaaaatatttggag AAACATCCAAATAAAGTAAATCAATTTCGACAAAATCCTGCTCAATGGTTAAATAATCTTGCTATGATGAAACAGAAAGGCCATCAGGGAAATGCGAATAATACTTTCCCGACTGAACAACCCCCGGATTTACCAGCGCTAGATCCGAATGCTCCACAATTTTGGAACGAACAACCTAACTTGCGAAACATAAACGGTGGAAACTCCCTCGGTAATTCTGAACCATCATTGGATGATGGAAACATAGACGTGCCTTGCCTTGTGCCGAATTCACCTAATTCAG CCAACCCTCAACCCGCTAATAACGCTACCATGGGCCACAGTCCAAATTTGTTAGGTGGCACAACGAGCCCAGGCCCAGGAGGTTTACAACCGTCTCTCCAAGGTGTCAAAGTTCCAGACGAAAACTTGACGCCGAAACAAAGGCAGCACAGAGAAGTCCAACTGGCGACCTTacgaaaaatgcaaatgatatTATTTCACGGTCACAAGGAGGAACAAACTGGCAATGCTTTAACAGATACGACGCAAGGAACGACGGTGTCGTGTCCTCCGACGAATGTTCCTCCTGGTGTTCCAAATCAATGCTCTTCGTCTATGGATTGGCATAAATTGCAGCATCACTTTCTTGAAGCAAAAAATAAG ACAACTGTCGGTAATCCTGGTGCAGTACCATTGCGCGGTGCCAATATGATCGGAGTACCGCGAAGTCAAGGTCCGCCACCACCGTATCATCAAACGACTCGGTCCGCCAGCGTGCCAATCGCGATTCAAAGTCCGAATCCATCGTCGCCCAATAATCCAACCAGCAATCTATCGCTACCGTCACCCCGCGCAAGTTCCGCTCTGAATTCACCGGCAGACTGCAACAGGCAGTTCCAGCTTGGTAATCAGAGGACCAGCCATCTGCCGGGGCAAAGCCCGACAAGTCAGGACTCTCCGAACCCGACCGTTTCCACGGCAGCCACAGCAGCCGTCTCGACGACGCGATTGAACCACAGCAACCCAGGAACACCAGTCTCTCATTCCCATATTGCTGCACTTAGTCCTAGTGGTGCTACTGCTCAAAAGGATGCTTCCCTCGATTTTCCTACCAATCAACAACCAAACG TGGACGGTATGTTTTGCCGAACGCTACAATCCTTAGCTCAACAGAAGCAGCAACATGCTGGGAACGTTAATGCATCGGCCGTGAAGGAAGCAAATCTGATGCCAGTACCGAGCCCTCATCAACTTCAATACCTTAGCACGTTCGAGGGGCAGGAACTGACCATTCAGAAACAACCCAATACGAGTCTGAAGGATGGCACGTCATCTAC GAACACCGGTACGTCTTCGGAGATGCCCAACAGAATCTTGCCAGGAAGTTTAGATAGCAACAATCAATTCCCTACTAGATCAGAGGGCGCGAGTCCTGTACAGATGGACAGCATGAACCGAGGCTTCACGGGTTCTCTGCATAGTCCTCACACgccacacacaccacacacgcCGGGCAGCGCCGCGCCGCATACTCCAGCGGATTCCGCGAAACCAGGCAACAAGTCCAGCGCGAGCGCGCAAAGTAGTCCGACGCCGCACAACACCAGCCTACCCGACAGTATGGGTCCACCGCGAACGGTGCCGGCATCGCCTACCATGAAACCCGACACGTCACCACCGTCCGTAAAAgatcagcagcagcagcagcagcagcaacagcaacagcaacagcaacagcaacagcaaacGCAGTCGCAGCAGCAACCacagcaacaacagcagcagcagcctcCGCAACAGCAGCCTACGGTGGTAAATCCGAATACGTCTGGCAATACGACGGTAGTGCCATCGTTGAGCGGTGGTCCCCCCGGTGGTTCCTTCCCCTGCGGCAGGCCGTCCATAAACGTTAGTCAACCATCTGATAACGTGCCTCTCAATCCCAACAACATTGGCGGTCGACTTGGTGGCTTGAACACCATGGGTACAACGTTCGATCCGATAACATCCCTGGCGCAAATGAGCCAACAGCTTACGAACACGGCGGCGAGCACGTCGCTGGGCAACGAGCCTATGCATTCCGGCAATGCTGGCGGCATGATGCCGTTTGGTAATCCACATGCCGGCATGCACATGATGCAGATGGGCGGCGAGATGAACGGGAGCTGTCACATGGGTGCAACTAGTGGTGAACCCGGCAACGAGGTTGGCGGAATGTGCATGGGTCTTGCGGGTCCTCCAACGAGCTACAGCCCTACCACTTCGCATACGGGCAGCCCCGGCGGAGTTCCCAGCAAGATGGGACATCCCGCCATGATGGGTGGTCACGGAATAATGGGCGGCCATTCGGGCGTCGGTGCAGCCGGTGCTGGTTATCCGGGCGGTGACCCTGGACACGCGCCTCCACCAAGATTGATAACCGGCCATGGGGTTGTAGGGCCCAGTCCCTACAACGGCGCGAATGTTCAAGTAAAGCCGAATGCACCCAATACCATACAATACTTGCCGGCCAGGCCAAACGTCGGTCACGCGCCTCGGGGCCCACCCAGTCTGGATTTCCTTCAGCGATTCACTAATCCGCTGTCTAATCTGGAGTCGAAAATGGGAGGGACACCCTCCGTGAACCTTCAGTACTTCCCGAACGGTTGTGTGCCGAATAGCATGGGAGGTCCGCATAGCGGTATGCCGTCCAATATGAATGCCGCCGGGATCCCCGGTATGGGTGCCTCACCTAGAATGGATGGCCAGTCCATGAACTCTCCCGGCGCCATGCACCCGTCCATGAGACCGGTCGGCAACATGCGACCGCAACCGAACTTGATGCGGATGCAGCATATGGTAGGTGGCGGCGTCTTCCCAGGCGGCTCCATGGATTCCGACAAAGTCTTCCCGCCCGACATGGTGCCGCAAAATCTGCCGAACCAGCCGAATCCAGGCATGTACGGCGTATCCGGCAACAAGGCCAGCCCGATGGGACTGGGACCGCCGCCCGACGCTACTCAGCCTCTACCACCGAGCATGGGCGGTGCGACCAGCACGTTCAAAACCGGCCCGTTCGTCGGCAGCGGACCCAGCATGTCCGACCCGAATTATGCTCAACAGTTTCACAACTTCCAGCAGCAACTTTACGCCACTGGTACCAGAGGCAGCGGGCCGCCGCATCCTAATCTGCATCCACCGCCGAACTCGCACTCGCATCAGCAATTTTTCATGCCGAAGTAA
- the Lgs gene encoding uncharacterized protein Lgs isoform X3 codes for MKTEKKPNEPSCCPPTTVVKDEPDADPVKIKEEGTGGNDDATGEDTSECPRDPCLDPSNGEGTMSGENQNANGTQPILNSVKQEGDPNTPADELPDYSGNVITADSIQPLVSNVVGKQMGTGTSSGEAQYMQQQSQIFVFSTTLANKAAETVLRGEYSTIIAYHCAQPGTKKYLEKGHQGNANNTFPTEQPPDLPALDPNAPQFWNEQPNLRNINGGNSLGNSEPSLDDGNIDVPCLVPNSPNSANPQPANNATMGHSPNLLGGTTSPGPGGLQPSLQGVKVPDENLTPKQRQHREVQLATLRKMQMILFHGHKEEQTGNALTDTTQGTTVSCPPTNVPPGVPNQCSSSMDWHKLQHHFLEAKNKTTVGNPGAVPLRGANMIGVPRSQGPPPPYHQTTRSASVPIAIQSPNPSSPNNPTSNLSLPSPRASSALNSPADCNRQFQLGNQRTSHLPGQSPTSQDSPNPTVSTAATAAVSTTRLNHSNPGTPVSHSHIAALSPSGATAQKDASLDFPTNQQPNVDGMFCRTLQSLAQQKQQHAGNVNASAVKEANLMPVPSPHQLQYLSTFEGQELTIQKQPNTSLKDGTSSTNTGTSSEMPNRILPGSLDSNNQFPTRSEGASPVQMDSMNRGFTGSLHSPHTPHTPHTPGSAAPHTPADSAKPGNKSSASAQSSPTPHNTSLPDSMGPPRTVPASPTMKPDTSPPSVKDQQQQQQQQQQQQQQQQQQTQSQQQPQQQQQQQPPQQQPTVVNPNTSGNTTVVPSLSGGPPGGSFPCGRPSINVSQPSDNVPLNPNNIGGRLGGLNTMGTTFDPITSLAQMSQQLTNTAASTSLGNEPMHSGNAGGMMPFGNPHAGMHMMQMGGEMNGSCHMGATSGEPGNEVGGMCMGLAGPPTSYSPTTSHTGSPGGVPSKMGHPAMMGGHGIMGGHSGVGAAGAGYPGGDPGHAPPPRLITGHGVVGPSPYNGANVQVKPNAPNTIQYLPARPNVGHAPRGPPSLDFLQRFTNPLSNLESKMGGTPSVNLQYFPNGCVPNSMGGPHSGMPSNMNAAGIPGMGASPRMDGQSMNSPGAMHPSMRPVGNMRPQPNLMRMQHMVGGGVFPGGSMDSDKVFPPDMVPQNLPNQPNPGMYGVSGNKASPMGLGPPPDATQPLPPSMGGATSTFKTGPFVGSGPSMSDPNYAQQFHNFQQQLYATGTRGSGPPHPNLHPPPNSHSHQQFFMPK; via the exons ATGAAAACTGAAAAGAAGCCCAACGAGCCCAGCTGTTGTCCACCTACCACGGTTGTCAAGGATGAACCTGACGCCGACCCTGTTAAAATTAAGGAAGAAGGCACGGGTGGAAACGACGATGCGACTGGAGAGGACACCTCCGAGTGCCCGAGAGATCCTTGCTTGGATCCGTCTAACGGCGAAGGTACCATGTCTGGGGAGAATCAGAATGCTAATGGGACGCAGCCCATCCTGAATTCGGTCAAGCAGGAAGGAGACCCTAACACGCCCGCCGACGAACTACCTG ATTATAGTGGAAATGTTATTACAGCGGACAGCATTCAACCACTTGTCAGTAATGTTGTGGGAAAACAGATGGGAACTGGTACGAGCAGCGGGGAGGCTCAATACATGCAACAGCAGAGTcagatttttgtattttctacGACGTTGGCAAATAAAGCCGCAGAGACGGTGTTGAGAGGCGAATATTCTACGATCATCGCTTATCATTGTGCACAACCAGgcactaaaaaatatttggag AAAGGCCATCAGGGAAATGCGAATAATACTTTCCCGACTGAACAACCCCCGGATTTACCAGCGCTAGATCCGAATGCTCCACAATTTTGGAACGAACAACCTAACTTGCGAAACATAAACGGTGGAAACTCCCTCGGTAATTCTGAACCATCATTGGATGATGGAAACATAGACGTGCCTTGCCTTGTGCCGAATTCACCTAATTCAG CCAACCCTCAACCCGCTAATAACGCTACCATGGGCCACAGTCCAAATTTGTTAGGTGGCACAACGAGCCCAGGCCCAGGAGGTTTACAACCGTCTCTCCAAGGTGTCAAAGTTCCAGACGAAAACTTGACGCCGAAACAAAGGCAGCACAGAGAAGTCCAACTGGCGACCTTacgaaaaatgcaaatgatatTATTTCACGGTCACAAGGAGGAACAAACTGGCAATGCTTTAACAGATACGACGCAAGGAACGACGGTGTCGTGTCCTCCGACGAATGTTCCTCCTGGTGTTCCAAATCAATGCTCTTCGTCTATGGATTGGCATAAATTGCAGCATCACTTTCTTGAAGCAAAAAATAAG ACAACTGTCGGTAATCCTGGTGCAGTACCATTGCGCGGTGCCAATATGATCGGAGTACCGCGAAGTCAAGGTCCGCCACCACCGTATCATCAAACGACTCGGTCCGCCAGCGTGCCAATCGCGATTCAAAGTCCGAATCCATCGTCGCCCAATAATCCAACCAGCAATCTATCGCTACCGTCACCCCGCGCAAGTTCCGCTCTGAATTCACCGGCAGACTGCAACAGGCAGTTCCAGCTTGGTAATCAGAGGACCAGCCATCTGCCGGGGCAAAGCCCGACAAGTCAGGACTCTCCGAACCCGACCGTTTCCACGGCAGCCACAGCAGCCGTCTCGACGACGCGATTGAACCACAGCAACCCAGGAACACCAGTCTCTCATTCCCATATTGCTGCACTTAGTCCTAGTGGTGCTACTGCTCAAAAGGATGCTTCCCTCGATTTTCCTACCAATCAACAACCAAACG TGGACGGTATGTTTTGCCGAACGCTACAATCCTTAGCTCAACAGAAGCAGCAACATGCTGGGAACGTTAATGCATCGGCCGTGAAGGAAGCAAATCTGATGCCAGTACCGAGCCCTCATCAACTTCAATACCTTAGCACGTTCGAGGGGCAGGAACTGACCATTCAGAAACAACCCAATACGAGTCTGAAGGATGGCACGTCATCTAC GAACACCGGTACGTCTTCGGAGATGCCCAACAGAATCTTGCCAGGAAGTTTAGATAGCAACAATCAATTCCCTACTAGATCAGAGGGCGCGAGTCCTGTACAGATGGACAGCATGAACCGAGGCTTCACGGGTTCTCTGCATAGTCCTCACACgccacacacaccacacacgcCGGGCAGCGCCGCGCCGCATACTCCAGCGGATTCCGCGAAACCAGGCAACAAGTCCAGCGCGAGCGCGCAAAGTAGTCCGACGCCGCACAACACCAGCCTACCCGACAGTATGGGTCCACCGCGAACGGTGCCGGCATCGCCTACCATGAAACCCGACACGTCACCACCGTCCGTAAAAgatcagcagcagcagcagcagcagcaacagcaacagcaacagcaacagcaacagcaaacGCAGTCGCAGCAGCAACCacagcaacaacagcagcagcagcctcCGCAACAGCAGCCTACGGTGGTAAATCCGAATACGTCTGGCAATACGACGGTAGTGCCATCGTTGAGCGGTGGTCCCCCCGGTGGTTCCTTCCCCTGCGGCAGGCCGTCCATAAACGTTAGTCAACCATCTGATAACGTGCCTCTCAATCCCAACAACATTGGCGGTCGACTTGGTGGCTTGAACACCATGGGTACAACGTTCGATCCGATAACATCCCTGGCGCAAATGAGCCAACAGCTTACGAACACGGCGGCGAGCACGTCGCTGGGCAACGAGCCTATGCATTCCGGCAATGCTGGCGGCATGATGCCGTTTGGTAATCCACATGCCGGCATGCACATGATGCAGATGGGCGGCGAGATGAACGGGAGCTGTCACATGGGTGCAACTAGTGGTGAACCCGGCAACGAGGTTGGCGGAATGTGCATGGGTCTTGCGGGTCCTCCAACGAGCTACAGCCCTACCACTTCGCATACGGGCAGCCCCGGCGGAGTTCCCAGCAAGATGGGACATCCCGCCATGATGGGTGGTCACGGAATAATGGGCGGCCATTCGGGCGTCGGTGCAGCCGGTGCTGGTTATCCGGGCGGTGACCCTGGACACGCGCCTCCACCAAGATTGATAACCGGCCATGGGGTTGTAGGGCCCAGTCCCTACAACGGCGCGAATGTTCAAGTAAAGCCGAATGCACCCAATACCATACAATACTTGCCGGCCAGGCCAAACGTCGGTCACGCGCCTCGGGGCCCACCCAGTCTGGATTTCCTTCAGCGATTCACTAATCCGCTGTCTAATCTGGAGTCGAAAATGGGAGGGACACCCTCCGTGAACCTTCAGTACTTCCCGAACGGTTGTGTGCCGAATAGCATGGGAGGTCCGCATAGCGGTATGCCGTCCAATATGAATGCCGCCGGGATCCCCGGTATGGGTGCCTCACCTAGAATGGATGGCCAGTCCATGAACTCTCCCGGCGCCATGCACCCGTCCATGAGACCGGTCGGCAACATGCGACCGCAACCGAACTTGATGCGGATGCAGCATATGGTAGGTGGCGGCGTCTTCCCAGGCGGCTCCATGGATTCCGACAAAGTCTTCCCGCCCGACATGGTGCCGCAAAATCTGCCGAACCAGCCGAATCCAGGCATGTACGGCGTATCCGGCAACAAGGCCAGCCCGATGGGACTGGGACCGCCGCCCGACGCTACTCAGCCTCTACCACCGAGCATGGGCGGTGCGACCAGCACGTTCAAAACCGGCCCGTTCGTCGGCAGCGGACCCAGCATGTCCGACCCGAATTATGCTCAACAGTTTCACAACTTCCAGCAGCAACTTTACGCCACTGGTACCAGAGGCAGCGGGCCGCCGCATCCTAATCTGCATCCACCGCCGAACTCGCACTCGCATCAGCAATTTTTCATGCCGAAGTAA